The bacterium genomic sequence CGATCAATCGCAGTTTCGGGGAGATTCCACGCTGTGGGGAAGCATTCTGTTGCGGCAGGACGTGCACGTTCGCCGGCTGAGCCAGAAACTCGCCACTCGCGTTCGATACCGATTCAGCCAGTCGCTGCAGAATCAGTATCTCAATGGTGGCCAATCGCGCACGTTGCGGGAGGGGGCGGTGCGGGTGCGGGCACGATACTTTCGTTTCTGGCGCGGCGAAACGGAACTGCTGGTGTCACGTGAGCGATTACAGTACAACGCCGGAACGGCTCCGGATCGCGATATTGACCGCTATCAATTCTCGCAGGACAATACCGTCTTCCTGTCGCGAAAATGGGAGAGCGGGGTGGATTTCGAGGTCGTGGAAGCAAGTGATGACTGAACCGCGACTCAAATAAGTCTCCGCGAAGTCCAACCGCACGTTGCGTTGATACTGACCAGTCGCGGCCGTTTCGACGGCAATATGTCATGGATTCAGGCGATTTCCAATCGCAACACCATTCCTTTTGAGCTGGGGCGGGGTGCCAATCGGGGAGCGAACTTTCGCTGGACGCTGCGGGGGACGTATCAGTTCGGCCAGACTTTATCCGGCTCACTGAACTACACGGGCCGCCGCGATAGGGGCGAGAAGACGTTTCACACCGGACGTCTCGAAGTGAGGGCGTCCTTCTGATGCGCGCGGTGATCGTAATCGGGATTGTCTTATTGCAGATCACCGCTGTGCGTGGCGAGACCATTCAACGTGTCGTCTTCCACGGCAACCGACATTTCTCGCGCAGTGAGCTGACTTCGCTCTTGGTGGGAGGGGAAAGGCTGAGTAGCGATAGTAATTTGATTGAGAAATACTTGTCGGCTTTTGAAGACTCGCTGATCGCCCGCGATTTCGTGTTCGCTTGCGTGGATAGCATTCGAGTAGAGTACGATCGTCGGGACCGGGCGATATTGAGCGTTTACGTGTATGAGGGAGCGCCGGCTCGACTGGAATCGGTCGAATGGCTGGGGGACAGCCTGCTCATCGCGCCGAATCAGTTCGCGAGGATTGTCACACGATCGGGCGAGGTTTTCCGCTGGAACAATCTCGAGTACGACATTCAATCGCTCTTGGACTACTTCGAGAACGGCGGCTATCCCTTCGCCGAGATCGAGGTTCAAACGGTCGTATTCGACTCGACGAGCGAGACGGTCGCGCTCCGTTTGGTCATCCGGGCCGGACCGCGGACGACCGTTGAGTTTCTGTCCTTTTCCGGCGTTACGCAGACCCGGACGAGCTTTCTTACCCGCGAAACGCGACTCCGCCTGGGGTCTCCCTATCGTCAGAATCAAGTCGAGGCGGCGCGCCGCCGACTCAATCGTCTCGAGTTCATCGAACGCGCGGATCCACCCGACGTGGTTTTGGATGATGCGGGTCGTACGGGAGTTCGTTTTCCGCTGAAGGAGTCACGCTCGACGCGGTTGGATATTGTTGCCGGATATTTGCCGGAAACGGAATCACGCGGTGCGGCGCTCACGGGACTGGCCAATATCGAACTTCTGAACCTGTTCGGTATGGGCCGCAAGGCGGTGGTGCATTGGGAGCGACCCGACCGTCGCATTCAAGCGGTGGAAGTATCCTATCGCGAACCGTGGATTCTTGGCCAACCGCTCGCGATCCGTGTGGATTTCGGCCAGCGGATCGAGGATACACTGTATGTCACTCGCCGCTTCGCGGGGCGCGTCGAGGTGGACGTCTTGTCCAACGTTCGCCTCTGGGGAACCGTGCAACGCGAGGCCGTGGTCGCCGATTCACTTTCATCCGTACTGTTGAATCTACCGGACAGCCGGACGACGTACGTCGAATCGGGACTCTCGTTCGACACGCGGGATCATCCTACGAATCCACGCGGCGGAGTTCTGTTCTCCACTTTCGCGGGCACGGGCTTTCGTAAGCGGGACGAGACCGTCGGCGAGGAAGCCGCTGGGTCGTTTCGACATCAGCGCGGCGGGATTGACAGCGAGGCAGCTCAAGAGGTATTTCCGTTTTGGATCGCCTACGCCGGACTCCATGCGCGGGTCATCGAGACCACTGAACCCCAAGTGTTGCTGCCGGATTTGTATCGTCTGGGCGGAGCGCGCAGTCTGCGCGGCTATCGCGAGGAGCAATTTCTTGGCTCACGAATCGGGTGGACGTCTGCCGAACTCCGGTATTGGCTGGGTCCGACCTCGCGGTTCTTTGTCTTCTGGGATGCGGGGAGCGTCTATCGCGAAAAACTGGCCGCCGGACTTCGCAGTCAATCCACGCTGTTCCGCATGGCGGGCGGGTTGGGACTGCGGATCGGCACCGATATCGGCATCTGGGGTTTCGATTACGGCGTCGGCGAGGAGGATCGTCCGCTCAACGGGAAACTTCACGTTTCGCTAAGGAGTACATTCTAAGACATCGAGGCATCGCATACGCGTGAAACGAGAACTTATCATTAACTCGACCGTCGCCGAGACCCGCATTGCGCTGGTCGAAGACGGCCGTCTCATCAATCTCTTCGTCGAGCGACCGGAGCACGAACGTCACACCGGCGACGTGTACAAGGGGATCATCCGCAAGGTTATGCCGGGCATGCAGGCCGCGTTCGTCAATATCGGCTGGGAGATTGACGGTTTCATCCATTTTTCCGACCTTTTCCAGTCGGCGGTGGACATGGCGGAAGGTGTGGACGTGGACGAGGTGTCGCTCCCCGAAAAACGCCCGGGCCGTCGCCGTCCGTTCAAGCAGCGTCCGGAGCTGAAGGCCGGTCAGGAAATCCTGGTGCAGATCGTCAAGGAACCGATCGGAAAGAAGGGGCCGCGCCTGAGTTCGCAGATTTCACTGCCGGGACGGTTCCTGGTTCTGGTTCCCGGCGACAATCTGGTCGGCGTGTCGAAACGTATCCCCGATATCAAAGAGCGGAAGCGACTGAAGAGCATTCTCCGTGATCTGCGTCCGGAAGGATTCGGACTTATCTGTCGAACGGTGGGGGAAGACAAGACCGAAGACGAAGTCCGGCGCGACCTGAAGGCGATGCTGCGGATGTGGAACATGATCGAGAGCCAGATCGAGCGCAATCCCGCCCCGTTTCGGGTTCACAAGGAAGCCCCGCTCACCTCGAGCGTGATCCGCGATCTGTTCGGCCCCGAGATAGATCAAGTGATTCTCGACAATCGAAAGCTACACCGTGAGATCCGCTCCTACGTCCGCTCAGTGGCTCCCAACCTGCTCGACCGCATTCGCTATCACGAGGGCAAAGAACCCATCTTCGATTCGTTCAAGATCGAATCGGAAATCGAGAAGGGAATTGCGCGAAGGGTCTGGTTCGGCGGCGGGAGCTATCTGATTATCGAGCAGACCGAAGCGGTGGTGACGATTGACGTGAACTCGGGGCGGTTCGTCGGCAAGGAGAAGCAGGAAGAAAACAGCCTGCGCGTGAATTTGAAAGCGGTCGAGGAGGTCGCCCGCCAGCTCAGGCTTCGCGATCTGGGCGGAATCATCATCATTGATTTCATTGACCAGACCGAAGAGAAGAATCGGCGGAAAATTTACGAGGCGATGCGGGACGCACTGCGGAGCGACCGCGCCAAGTGGGACATCGCCCCGATCAGTCAGTTTGGGATTATGGAAATGACCCGCCAGCGCACGAAAGACTCACTGCTATTTACTTTCAATGAGCCTTGCCCGACCTGTGCGGGGACGGGGATGGTGGTGGTCAAGGAGTCGGTGGTTACCCAGCTTCAGACGTGGGTACGCCGATTCCGGGCTGCGACGGGCGAAATGGGGCTGACGGTGCGTGCCCACCCCGAAGTTGTTGAGTTTATCACACGCGGCCTCAAGTCCCACTTGCGGCAGATCATGTGGGAGTCTTTTATGTATATCAAACTCGAGCCTGATCCTAACCTAAAACTCGAAGAATTCAAGTGTTACAGTTGGAAACAGAAGAAGGAGATCACGGACGAGTTCCGCAGCAAGGCCCCTTGACAAGCATTCTGGAATTCCGTATACTATAAGCCTTTGGGATAAGCCGAAAGTCAGGAATGTACGCAGTTTTCGCAACGGGCGGAAGGCAAGTCAAGGCCGCCCCTGAACAGACCGTCCAAGTGGACTATCTGCCGGATGCCGGAGAGGGTCAGAAAATCCTCTTCGACAAAGTGCTGCTGGTGTCCGACGATCACGGAGTGAGAATCGGAGCCCCCTATCTGGAGGGCGCCGTTCACGCGACGGTGGTCGCTCATACCCGCGACAAGAAGGTCCTCGTGTATAAGAAGAAACGTCGCGTGGACTACCATAAGAAGCACGGTCATCGTCAGGACTACACCACCGTGCGAATTGACTCGATCGAGGCGTAGTCCTCGCGAGCGTATCCTTCGAGGTTTTCATCATGGCACATAAGAAGGGACAAGGATCTTCCCGCAACGGACGCGACAGCCAGCCCAAGATGCTCGGCGTCAAGCGTTTCGCCGGTCAACTCGTGCAGGCGGGAGAAGTCCTCGTGCGGCAGCGCGGCACCAAGATCAAGCCCGGCCTGAACGTCGGCTTGGGCCGCGACCATACGCTGTTCGCACTGCGCACGGGCACGGTTCAGTTCGTAAGCAAGGAGTCCGGCCGGCGCCGACTCGTCAGCATCCTCCCGCTCGAATCCTAAGCCGATGCCGACTGCCCGGTGCCGCCGGGGTTCAGCGACCCGATCCTCCGCTTCCTCTGCGCGGTCCCGTTTCCGAGACCGCGCTTCTTGTATCCTGAGCGCTCCGGCTCGCCGCCGCGCTCCTCTTCCACGGGCTCAACGTCTTCTCTCCCAACCAGTGATACACCTCTCCATCGTAAAAACAAGGGAAGTGGTCTCATGAAAGTCACCGTCATCGGCGCCGGCAACGTCGGCGCAACCGTGGCCTACGTTTTGGCCCAGAAGGGAATCGTTAACGAAATCGTCTTGACGGACATCCTCGAGGGTATCCCCCAAGGGAAAGCCCTTGACATGTATCAGTCGGGCGCAGTCGAGCGCTACGACACGCGCCTCATCGGCACGAATAGCTACGCCGATACCAAAGACTCCGACATCATCGTCATGACGGCCGGTAAGCCGCGTAAGCCGGGCATGTCCCGGGAGGACCTGCTGGACGTGAACATCGCGATCGTCAAGGAAGCCGTGGGTCAAGCCGCCAAGCTCTCGCCGAAAGCGATCATGATCGTAGTTTCGAATCCTCTCGACGCCATGTGCTACGGGGCGCTCAAGGTGTCCGGTTTCCCGGCCCATCGTGTGTTCGGCATGGCGGGAATTCTCGACACGGCGCGCTTCCGGGCGTTCCTGTCCATGGAACTCAAGATTTCCATGAAAGACATCAGCGCCATCGTACTGGGTGGACATGGAGATACTATGGTTCCGCTGGCCGGGCATACGTTGGTCGGCGGCGTTCCGCTCACCAGTCTGCTCCCCAAGGATAAGATTGATGCGATCGTCGAGCGCACGCGCAACGGCGGCGCCGAGCTCGTCAAGCTCATGGGAACATCGGCCTGGTACGCTCCGGCCGCCGCCTCGGTCGAGATGGTCGAGAGCATTGTCCTCGATCAGAAGCGGGTGCTGCCCTGCGCGGCGTGGCTGACCGGCGAATACGGACACAAGGACGTCTACATGGGAGTTCCGACGCTCCTCGGCGCGAAGGGTGCGGAGAAGGTGCTCGAGATTCCGCTGAACAAGGAAGAGAAGGCCATGTTCGATGCCTCGGCGGAGAAAGTTCTTTCGACCGTGAAGGACACGCAGGCCCGTCTATAAGGCGTTCCGGTTTCATCGCAAAGACGATCGGAGAACACGATGAAAACTGTCGGTGTAGTACTGGCCGGGTGCGGGTATCTGGACGGCGCGGAAATCTACGAATCCGTTCTGACCATGCTGGCACTGGATCGCGGCCTCGTACCCTACCAGTGTTTGGCTCCCGACATCGAGCAGATGCACGTGGTAGATCACCTCAAAGGGGAACCTGCGAAAGAGTCGCGGCGTGTTCTCATTGAGGCGGCTCGTCTGGCCCGTGGCAGTGTCAAGCCGCTGGAAGACGGCTGGGCCGACAAGCTCGATGCCGTTATCTTTCCCGGCGGCTTCGGCGCGGCCAAGAACTACTGCGACTGGGCGGTGAAGGGCGATGCCTGTGGGATCCATCCCGTCGTTCAGTCCTTCATGGTCAAGATGGTCGAAGCCCGCAAGCCGGTCGGCGTGATCTGCATTGCTCCTTTGGTTCTCGCCCGCGCTCTCAAGGGTAAGGATCTGCATCCGCGCCTGACCGTCGGTGCCGAGTCGGCGGCTTCCAAGAGCCTCGAAACCTTCGGATCGCGGCATGTGGCCTGCCCGGCCACCGATTGTGTGGTGGATTGTGAGTATCGGATCGTCAGCACACCCGCCTACATGTACGATACGCACATTGCCGAGGTGGCCCAAGGGATTGACAAGCTTGTTCATGAAATTGTCGCACTGATGAATACGTGACAGCCGATACCGATGCACTCCGGGCTCGGCTGGGCGGACAAGGCGGTCCCTTGGCAGGGTGAATCCGGTGTTGCGGAATATCAACATCCGTTTGGAAATCAGGGATCGCATCTTTATGAGGCGATCCCTGTTTCATTTCTGCAAGCCACATGATTTCAGAATGAATCGTCGGGCTTGACTTTTGCAACCCATACAACTGTTTGAGGAGCTATGGCCGAACTGTTTCCAATTGACCTTCGCAGCGACACGGTGACGAGACCTACTCCTGCTATGCGGAAAGCTATGGCAGAAGCTGAGGTGGGCGATGACGTGTACGGCGAGGATCCCACTGCCAACCGGCTGCACGAGCGGGTGGCGGAAATCCTCGGCAAGGAGGCCGCGTTGTTCGTGCCCAGCGGGACAATGGGCAATCAGGTTTGCCTGGCGGCGCTGACCCGTCCTGCCGATGAAGTCCTGCTGGATGAACAGGCGCACATCCTGAACTACGAGGGAGGTGCGCCGAGTCTGCTGTCTGGAGTTCAGCTCCGGCCCATCCGTGGCACGCATGGACGAATCACAGCCGAACAGGTTTCGGCCGCGATTCATCGCGGAGGCCCGAACATCGCGCCCTCCACGGTCGTTTCGGTGGAGAACACATGCAACCGCGGTGGCGGGACGGTGTATGATGTGGCGGAGCTACGGAAGATTCGCGACATCGCTCATGAGAATGGCATGAAAGTCCACATGGATGGGGCGCGGATTTGGAATGCCGCCGTGGTATCCGGCTGCTCGGAGGCGGAGATTGCGGCCTGCGCAGATACGATCTCCGTATGCTTTTCGAAGGGATTGGGCGCGCCGGTGGGAAGCGCGGTCGCGGGCAGCAAAGAGTTCATCGGTTGTGCGCTGCGCTACCGACGGCTGTTCGGTGGTGGAATGCGGCAAGTGGGAATCCTCGCGGCGGCGGCGATCCACGCGCTGGATCACCATCGGACTCGACTGGCCGAGGATCATGCAAATGCAGCCCGTCTGGCGGAGTACTTTCGAGAATCAACACAGATCGCGATCGAAGCGCCCGTTCAGTCGAATATCCTCATGATTGGCTTAGTCGATCCGAAACTGGACGCGGTGGAGCTGTCGCGACGCTGCGCGAAAGACGGTGTGCTGTTCCATCCTGTGGGCGGACGGCATTTCCGTTTGGTGACGAATCTCGACGTTTCGAACGAAGCGATCAAACCGGCAGCCGATATCATTCGGAGAAACCTGAAGCCTTGACTACTTTGGGCGAATCTCCCGTGACGGTTCTCGTCGTTGACGATGACGTTCACATCCGCGAACTGCTCAAGAGTTATCTTGAGCAGCGTGGAATGCGGCCGATCATTGCCGAATCGGCGGAGGCGGCGCTCGCCCTCGAAGGATTGGAGCGCGTGCAGGTGGCGCTCCTTGACATTCGTCTTCCCGGGCCGATTGACGGTCACGCGTTGCAGCAGGAACTCAATCACCGTTTCCCCGACATGGCTAAGATTCTCATGTCGGGACAGGCGGACTTGGACGATGCGATTGCCGCGTTTTCCGATCAGGCTTTCTCATTCGTGAAAAAGCCGTTTTCCTCGCTCAAGGAGATCGGTGTGCTGATCGTGCGAGCGGCCGAGGCCAGGCGGCTGGAGATTGAAAACCGCCGCTACGCAGAACAACTCGAAGAGGCAAATCGCGCGCTGGCCGGCCGCGTCTCGGAGACCACCGCCGAGGCGCAACGTTATCAGAAGATCCTCACGCATCTCTTCCACGTCAGTTCCGGCATCGCGCGCATCCCCCAGCCGGACAGCGTTCTCGATTTCATTTGTCAGGCGGTCGTAGAGGCGGGAGCATTCCGTCAGGCCGTGATCCTGCTCGCTGACGAAAAGTATCTTGTTCGTCACGCCGGGGCATGGCAAGAGGGAGGCGTTTCCGAGACCCTGCGTATGGCACTCCGGGAATTGCGCACTCAGCCGCTTCGTCCCTTTCAATTCGGTGAGATCCACGAGAACGTCGGTCCGGCGATCTACTCTCGCTGTCCACGTGCTGAAAGTGAATCGGTGACGGAATCGGCGTTCAATTGGCGGCCGGGCGATCAATTGTTCATTCCCGTCACTCGAGAAGACGGCTCAGTTTTCGGTTTTCTGTCCTTAGAAGCGCCGTTGGACGGTACGCGTCCCCGCGAGGATGTAGTAAGACTGCTGGATATTCTGCTCACGCACGGAGCGCTGCACCTGCAGGCTCAGGAGTTACGGGACGAGTTGCGCAGACGAGCCGCCGAGCTTGAGACGCGTGTTCAAGAGCGAACGCGCGAACTTCGTCAATCGGAGGAGAGATTCAGCCGGCTCGTGAACTCAACCACGGATATCGTTTACGTGACGGACGTTGAGGACAAATTGATCTTTCTAAACGAGGCGTTCACGAAAACCCTGGGATATGTCCGCGAAAACTATCTGGGACGCACGCTCCGAAAAGTCCTCGAGGAGCTAACAACCGAGAATCCGATCAATCACCGCGCACTCCAGGAGCTCGCGCAACTCGCGGGAGAGCACTCGTTGCATCGCGTCGAAGTAGTAACCCGCGAAGGCGATAAGCGTACGCTTGAGATCAATCGCACGATCGTGCGTCGGGGGGGAGTACTCGCCGGGACACAGGGCATTATTCGCGACATTACCGAGCACCGGGTCTTGCTGCAACAGCTTGTCACTTCGGAACGTTTGGCGGCCATGGGCCGGCTGGCTACGGGAATCGCCCATGAGATCAATAATCCACTTCAGGCGATGTCGTCGCAATTGCGTGTCGTTGCGACTAAAAGTGCGACCGGCCAGAGTACCAAAGAACACGTCGAGCTTCTGCACGAGGGTATCGAGCGCATTCGTGCGATCGTACGGGGATTGCTCGATCTGCATCGCGGATCGTCAACCGAGCGAGTTCCCGTTGACTTGAACGAGGCTACCCGCAAAGTGCTCGCTCTGCTGAGGCAGCAGACGCATGAACACAGCATACGCGTGATCGAGGAGTTGCGGAAAGAGCTGCCGTCCGTTCACGGTTCGCTTCAGGAGATTCAGCAGGTGATCCTCAATCTGGTGCTGAATGCCATTGAAGCGATGCCGCAAGGCGGCGATCTGGTGGTGTCTTCTCAAGCCAAAGAGGAGGTCGTGCAGCTTGCGGTGCGCGATTCAGGGGTGGGAATTCCATCGGAGCATCTGTTGCAGATATTTGAACCGTTTTTCTCTTTCAAGCTGACCGAAGGAGGAACGGGACTGGGACTGTACCTGAGCAAGAACATCATGGAATCCCACAACGGCCGCATTACTGTCGAGTCAGAGAAGGGAAAGGGCACCTGCTTCACACTTTCTTTCCCGCGGTCGTGAAGCTGACGGAATGTAAAAAGCAGGGCGCGCCCGCTGGCGCGCCCTGCTTTTTTGGTAACTCTCGCAGTGAAAACGCTCAACTGATGGTGGCGCCGGGAGAAATCTCCTCATCGGTAGTGAGTAACACCAGTCTGCCCTCCGACTTGGCTGCAAGAAGCATACCTTCGGAAAGCTCTCCCCGCAGTTTCGTCGGTTTTAAGTTGGTGATGACGATAATCGTCTTGCCGATAAGCTGCGAGGGATTATAATGCCGTGCGATACCCGCCACGATCTGACGTTTGCCGTTGCCCACGTCAATCTGAAGCTTCACAAGTTTGTCGGTTCCTTCGACACGCTCTGCCGCGAGAATCTTGGCGGTTCGCAGTTGAACTCGAGCGAAGTCTTGCACGTCCAGAAGTTCAGTGTCCATGCTATGCACCTTCGGGGACACGATGGGTTTGGAATCGGTAAACAGCTCCGGAATGGCATCAGAGAGAGTTGCCTCGTCAATACGAGGAAACAAGGGATCGCCGATCGTCGTGTGCGCTCCCGGACGCAGCCGTCCCCAAGCCGTTGCTGACTCAAGTCGGAAGTCCTCGACGGCCTCACCCATACGCGAAAAAAGAACAGCCATCTTGGCAGGCATAATCGGCGAGAGAATAACCGCGGCGATTCGCAGTGCTTCGGCACAGTCGTAAAGAACAGCTCCGCATCGGCGCTTATCGGTCTTAG encodes the following:
- a CDS encoding BamA/TamA family outer membrane protein, coding for MRAVIVIGIVLLQITAVRGETIQRVVFHGNRHFSRSELTSLLVGGERLSSDSNLIEKYLSAFEDSLIARDFVFACVDSIRVEYDRRDRAILSVYVYEGAPARLESVEWLGDSLLIAPNQFARIVTRSGEVFRWNNLEYDIQSLLDYFENGGYPFAEIEVQTVVFDSTSETVALRLVIRAGPRTTVEFLSFSGVTQTRTSFLTRETRLRLGSPYRQNQVEAARRRLNRLEFIERADPPDVVLDDAGRTGVRFPLKESRSTRLDIVAGYLPETESRGAALTGLANIELLNLFGMGRKAVVHWERPDRRIQAVEVSYREPWILGQPLAIRVDFGQRIEDTLYVTRRFAGRVEVDVLSNVRLWGTVQREAVVADSLSSVLLNLPDSRTTYVESGLSFDTRDHPTNPRGGVLFSTFAGTGFRKRDETVGEEAAGSFRHQRGGIDSEAAQEVFPFWIAYAGLHARVIETTEPQVLLPDLYRLGGARSLRGYREEQFLGSRIGWTSAELRYWLGPTSRFFVFWDAGSVYREKLAAGLRSQSTLFRMAGGLGLRIGTDIGIWGFDYGVGEEDRPLNGKLHVSLRSTF
- a CDS encoding Rne/Rng family ribonuclease; the encoded protein is MKRELIINSTVAETRIALVEDGRLINLFVERPEHERHTGDVYKGIIRKVMPGMQAAFVNIGWEIDGFIHFSDLFQSAVDMAEGVDVDEVSLPEKRPGRRRPFKQRPELKAGQEILVQIVKEPIGKKGPRLSSQISLPGRFLVLVPGDNLVGVSKRIPDIKERKRLKSILRDLRPEGFGLICRTVGEDKTEDEVRRDLKAMLRMWNMIESQIERNPAPFRVHKEAPLTSSVIRDLFGPEIDQVILDNRKLHREIRSYVRSVAPNLLDRIRYHEGKEPIFDSFKIESEIEKGIARRVWFGGGSYLIIEQTEAVVTIDVNSGRFVGKEKQEENSLRVNLKAVEEVARQLRLRDLGGIIIIDFIDQTEEKNRRKIYEAMRDALRSDRAKWDIAPISQFGIMEMTRQRTKDSLLFTFNEPCPTCAGTGMVVVKESVVTQLQTWVRRFRAATGEMGLTVRAHPEVVEFITRGLKSHLRQIMWESFMYIKLEPDPNLKLEEFKCYSWKQKKEITDEFRSKAP
- the rplU gene encoding 50S ribosomal protein L21, with amino-acid sequence MYAVFATGGRQVKAAPEQTVQVDYLPDAGEGQKILFDKVLLVSDDHGVRIGAPYLEGAVHATVVAHTRDKKVLVYKKKRRVDYHKKHGHRQDYTTVRIDSIEA
- the rpmA gene encoding 50S ribosomal protein L27 translates to MAHKKGQGSSRNGRDSQPKMLGVKRFAGQLVQAGEVLVRQRGTKIKPGLNVGLGRDHTLFALRTGTVQFVSKESGRRRLVSILPLES
- the mdh gene encoding malate dehydrogenase, with protein sequence MKVTVIGAGNVGATVAYVLAQKGIVNEIVLTDILEGIPQGKALDMYQSGAVERYDTRLIGTNSYADTKDSDIIVMTAGKPRKPGMSREDLLDVNIAIVKEAVGQAAKLSPKAIMIVVSNPLDAMCYGALKVSGFPAHRVFGMAGILDTARFRAFLSMELKISMKDISAIVLGGHGDTMVPLAGHTLVGGVPLTSLLPKDKIDAIVERTRNGGAELVKLMGTSAWYAPAAASVEMVESIVLDQKRVLPCAAWLTGEYGHKDVYMGVPTLLGAKGAEKVLEIPLNKEEKAMFDASAEKVLSTVKDTQARL
- the elbB gene encoding isoprenoid biosynthesis glyoxalase ElbB codes for the protein MKTVGVVLAGCGYLDGAEIYESVLTMLALDRGLVPYQCLAPDIEQMHVVDHLKGEPAKESRRVLIEAARLARGSVKPLEDGWADKLDAVIFPGGFGAAKNYCDWAVKGDACGIHPVVQSFMVKMVEARKPVGVICIAPLVLARALKGKDLHPRLTVGAESAASKSLETFGSRHVACPATDCVVDCEYRIVSTPAYMYDTHIAEVAQGIDKLVHEIVALMNT
- a CDS encoding low specificity L-threonine aldolase — translated: MFPIDLRSDTVTRPTPAMRKAMAEAEVGDDVYGEDPTANRLHERVAEILGKEAALFVPSGTMGNQVCLAALTRPADEVLLDEQAHILNYEGGAPSLLSGVQLRPIRGTHGRITAEQVSAAIHRGGPNIAPSTVVSVENTCNRGGGTVYDVAELRKIRDIAHENGMKVHMDGARIWNAAVVSGCSEAEIAACADTISVCFSKGLGAPVGSAVAGSKEFIGCALRYRRLFGGGMRQVGILAAAAIHALDHHRTRLAEDHANAARLAEYFRESTQIAIEAPVQSNILMIGLVDPKLDAVELSRRCAKDGVLFHPVGGRHFRLVTNLDVSNEAIKPAADIIRRNLKP
- a CDS encoding response regulator, coding for MTVLVVDDDVHIRELLKSYLEQRGMRPIIAESAEAALALEGLERVQVALLDIRLPGPIDGHALQQELNHRFPDMAKILMSGQADLDDAIAAFSDQAFSFVKKPFSSLKEIGVLIVRAAEARRLEIENRRYAEQLEEANRALAGRVSETTAEAQRYQKILTHLFHVSSGIARIPQPDSVLDFICQAVVEAGAFRQAVILLADEKYLVRHAGAWQEGGVSETLRMALRELRTQPLRPFQFGEIHENVGPAIYSRCPRAESESVTESAFNWRPGDQLFIPVTREDGSVFGFLSLEAPLDGTRPREDVVRLLDILLTHGALHLQAQELRDELRRRAAELETRVQERTRELRQSEERFSRLVNSTTDIVYVTDVEDKLIFLNEAFTKTLGYVRENYLGRTLRKVLEELTTENPINHRALQELAQLAGEHSLHRVEVVTREGDKRTLEINRTIVRRGGVLAGTQGIIRDITEHRVLLQQLVTSERLAAMGRLATGIAHEINNPLQAMSSQLRVVATKSATGQSTKEHVELLHEGIERIRAIVRGLLDLHRGSSTERVPVDLNEATRKVLALLRQQTHEHSIRVIEELRKELPSVHGSLQEIQQVILNLVLNAIEAMPQGGDLVVSSQAKEEVVQLAVRDSGVGIPSEHLLQIFEPFFSFKLTEGGTGLGLYLSKNIMESHNGRITVESEKGKGTCFTLSFPRS